In a genomic window of Erigeron canadensis isolate Cc75 chromosome 5, C_canadensis_v1, whole genome shotgun sequence:
- the LOC122599881 gene encoding glutathione hydrolase 3-like: MGERSNQTPLLKASQDGKSRSKWTTAILFFTSLTALIFIFITIGSNSIPFSISDVKIHSKSLQLGNVFNLHKATNKQIPPSDVVESWEAVVAADDSRCSKIGASFLNAGGHAVDAAVAVTLCGGIVNPMASGIGGGGFMVVRSADTSKTKAFDFRETAPLASSQNMYQNNLDDKYKGALAMGVPGEIAGIYQAWLQHGRLPWKSLFQPAIRLAKNGFVVAPYLASSLSSNADKIQKDPGLQKVYAPKGEILKAGDMCYNYELGLSLEAIAERGPAALYSGDIGEKLVRDVRLAGGILTMEDLRNYEVKVTDAVEVNTMGFSIFGMPPPSSGTLGLALVLNILNSYENTNEAKGPLGLHRFVEALKHMFAIRMNLGDPDFVDISKTASEMLSPTFAKKVRERIFDNTTFPSEYYMPGWSQIQDHGTSHFCIVDADRNAVSMTTTVNYPFGAGVLSPATGIVLNNEMGDFSSPTEISPDSLPPSPTNFISPNKRPLSSMTPVIIVKGDQLAGVIGGSGGMYIIPAVIQVFLNHFILGMQPLDAVQSPRVYHKLVPNVVYYENWTVIDGDHIELSDDLKQFLGERGHILEPKSGGAVSQFIVQTLKKPIENRKVTSDHKQVLKGMLTAVSDPRKDGRPAAC; this comes from the exons TTATCTTTATTACAATAGGAAGCAACTCAATTCCATTTAGTATAAGTGATGTGAAGATACATAGCAAGAGTCTACAATTAGGCAATGTGTTCAACTTACACAAAGCAACGAATAAGCAAATACCACCGAGTGATGTCGTCGAGTCATGGGAAGCAGTCGTGGCAGCAGATGATTCCCGTTGTTCAAAGATTGGCGCATCCTTTCTTAATGCCGGTGGTCATGCTGTTGATGCTGCTGTCGCGGTTACTTTGTGTGGCGGCATTGTTAATCCAATGGCTAGTGGTATTGGAGGCGGTGGGTTCATGGTCGTTCGTTCAGCTGacacatcaaaaacaaaagcatTCGATTTCAGGGAAACGGCCCCTTTAGCTTCTTCGCAG AACATGTATCAAAACAATCTGGACGACAAGTATAAAGGAGCACTAGCCATGGGTGTTCCCGGGGAAATAGCTGGTATTTACCAAGCTTGGTTACAACACGGTCGCTTGCCATGGAAATCTTTGTTTCAGCCTGCCATTCGCCTTGCCAAAAACGGGTTTGTAGTTGCTCCTTATCTTGCAAGTTCGCTGTCGAGCAATGCTGACAAGATACAAAAAGATCCAGGCCTACAAAAAGTGTATGCTCCTAAGGGGGAGATTTTAAAGGCGGGTGACATGTGTTATAACTATGAGCTTGGTTTGAGCTTGGAAGCTATAGCAGAAAGAGGTCCAGCGGCTTTATATAGTGGTGATATAGGGGAAAAGTTGGTTAGAGATGTTCGGTTGGCAGGTGGGATCTTAACAATGGAGGATTTGAGAAATTATGAGGTGAAAGTTACCGATGCAGTTGAAGTGAACACAATGGGGTTCAGCATTTTTGGGATGCCACCGCCGTCAAGTGGTACCCTTGGGCTAGCTCTG GTTTTAAATATCTTAAATAGCTACGAGAACACAAATGAAGCTAAAGGACCATTGGGTTTACACCGATTTGTTGAAGCTTTAAAACATATGTTTGCTATTCGGATGAACTTAGGTGACCCAGATTTTGTCGATATAAGTAAAACTGCATCAGAAATGCTTTCTCCTACATTCGCGAAGAAAGTTAGAGAACGGATTTTTGACAACACTACCTTCCCTTCTGAATACTATATGCCTGG GTGGAGTCAGATTCAAGACCATGGTACAAGTCATTTTTGTATAGTAGATGCAGATAGAAATGCCGTGTCGATGACAACAACTGTGAACTACCCATTTGGTGCCGGTGTTCTATCTCCAGCAACCGGAATTGTACTAAACAACGAAATGGGTGACTTCTCGTCACCTACAGAAATATCCCCTGACAGCCTTCCTCCTTCACCTACAAATTTTATCAGTCCAAACAAGAGGCCGTTGTCTTCCATGACTCCTGTCATTATTGTCAAG GGTGATCAATTGGCTGGGGTTATTGGAGGAAGTGGTGGGATGTACATAATACCAGCAGTTATACAGGTCTTCCTTAACCATTTCATTCTAGGAATGCAGCCTTTAGATGCTGTTCAGTCTCCTAGAGTCTACCATAAG TTGGTGCCAAATGTGGTGTACTACGAAAACTGGACAGTGATAGACGGTGATCATATTGAGCTTTCAGACGACCTAAAACAATTCTTAGGAGAAAGGGGTCATATATTGGAGCCAAAATCTGGCGGTGCTGTTAGTCAATTTATTGTTCAAACCTTAAAGAAACCAATTGAGAACAGGAAAGTCACTTCCGATCACAAACAGGTTTTAAAAGGAATGCTTACTGCTGTAAGTGATCCTAGGAAAGATGGGAGGCCTGCTGCTTGTTAG
- the LOC122600923 gene encoding NAC domain-containing protein 75-like isoform X1: MNISSSDLIDAKLEEHQLCGSKQCPGCGHRLEEKPDWVGLPAGVKFDPTDQELIEHLEAKVGDKNSKSHPLIDEFIPTLEGEDGICYTHPEKLPGVTRDGLSKHFFHRPSKAYTTGTRKRRKIQTECDLQGGETRWHKTGKTRPVMLNGRQKGCKKILVLYTNFGKNRKPEKTNWVMHQYHLGQHEEEREGELVVSKIFYQTQPRQCNWTERAIANNIVSNNIRIEGANSTKEMNNVSRRESRSGSGSCSSSKEINVATPIAQNNIRDELISAVMSSYNPMDQMQQFTSVDQYSFVPYRKSFGEVRTTTGEPSSITCDGRDHLQRQTQHPEQMNYEDDHPHHQQQYHPHQQQLATYVSQPSHAISTIISTPPAPLNHTSINILDDDGSFQVSRIMENLQQQHHKMVGRSASGLEELIKGCTTTPSSSSTHDHIIKQQERSITNPQETDWLKYSEFWHDPDHHV, translated from the exons ATGAATATCAGCAGCTCTGATCTCATTGATGCAAAGCTTGAAGAACATCAATTGTGTGGATCCAAACAGTGCCCTGGATGTGGCCATAGACTTGAAGAAAAACCG GATTGGGTTGGTTTACCAGCAGGAGTAAAGTTTGATCCAACTGATCAAGAATTGATAGAACACCTTGAAGCAAAAGTTGGTGATAAAAATTCCAAATCTCACCCTCTAATTGATGAGTTTATTCCTACTCTTGAAGGTGAAGATGGGATTTGTTATACACATCCAGAAAAACTCCCTG GAGTTACAAGAGATGGATTGAGTAAACACTTTTTCCATCGGCCTTCCAAAGCTTACACCACCGGTACCAGAAAAAGGCGAAAAATCCAGACAGAGTGTGACCTACAAGGAGGAGAAACACGTTGGCATAAGACAGGCAAGACCCGACCGGTTATGTTGAACGGGAGGCAAAAAGGGTGCAAGAAAATATTGGTACTTTATACTAACTTTGGGAAGAACCGAAAACCTGAAAAGACTAATTGGGTAATGCATCAGTATCACCTTGGACAACATGAAGAGGAGAGGGAAGGCGAGCTTGTTGTATCGAAAATATTTTATCAGACTCAACCAAGACAATGTAATTGGACTGAGAGGGCAATTGCTAACAACATTGTATCGAATAATATTCGCATTGAGGGTGCAAATAGTACCAAGGAAATGAACAATGTTAGCAGAAGGGAAAGTAGAAGTGGAAGTGGGAGTTGTTCTTCTTCAAAAGAAATCAATGTTGCTACTCCAATTGCTCAAAACAATATTAGAGATGAACTTATTAGCGCGGTTATGTCAAGTTACAATCCGATGGATCAAATGCAACAATTTACAAGTGTTGATCAATATAGCTTCGTTCCCTATAGAAAAAGCTTTGGCGAG GTTAGAACAACAACAGGAGAGCCTTCATCTATCACGTGCGATGGACGTGATCACTTGCAAAGGCAAACCCAGCACCCGGAACAAATGAACTATGAGGATGATCATCcacatcatcaacaacaatatCATCCACATCAGCAACAGCTCGCGACGTATGTCAGCCAGCCGTCTCATGCCATATCAACAATCATCAGTACTCCTCCTGCGCCATTGAATCACACCTCCATTAatattcttgatgatgatggctCCTTTCAGGTCTCTAGGATCATGGAAAATCTTCAG CAACAACATCATAAGATGGTGGGAAGATCGGCATCAGGATTGGAGGAACTCATAAAGGGATGCACTACtactccatcatcatcatcaactcatgatcatattatcaaacaa CAGGAACGTTCGATTACAAACCCACAAGAAACAGATTGGTTGAAGTATTCAGAGTTCTGGCATGACCCTGATCACCATGTCTAG
- the LOC122600923 gene encoding NAC domain-containing protein 75-like isoform X2 — protein sequence MNISSSDLIDAKLEEHQLCGSKQCPGCGHRLEEKPDWVGLPAGVKFDPTDQELIEHLEAKVGDKNSKSHPLIDEFIPTLEGEDGICYTHPEKLPGVTRDGLSKHFFHRPSKAYTTGTRKRRKIQTECDLQGGETRWHKTGKTRPVMLNGRQKGCKKILVLYTNFGKNRKPEKTNWVMHQYHLGQHEEEREGELVVSKIFYQTQPRQCNWTERAIANNIVSNNIRIEGANSTKEMNNVSRRESRSGSGSCSSSKEINVATPIAQNNIRDELISAVMSSYNPMDQMQQFTSVDQYSFVPYRKSFGEVRTTTGEPSSITCDGRDHLQRQTQHPEQMNYEDDHPHHQQQYHPHQQQLATYVSQPSHAISTIISTPPAPLNHTSINILDDDGSFQVSRIMENLQQQHHKMVGRSASGLEELIKGCTTTPSSSSTHDHIIKQERSITNPQETDWLKYSEFWHDPDHHV from the exons ATGAATATCAGCAGCTCTGATCTCATTGATGCAAAGCTTGAAGAACATCAATTGTGTGGATCCAAACAGTGCCCTGGATGTGGCCATAGACTTGAAGAAAAACCG GATTGGGTTGGTTTACCAGCAGGAGTAAAGTTTGATCCAACTGATCAAGAATTGATAGAACACCTTGAAGCAAAAGTTGGTGATAAAAATTCCAAATCTCACCCTCTAATTGATGAGTTTATTCCTACTCTTGAAGGTGAAGATGGGATTTGTTATACACATCCAGAAAAACTCCCTG GAGTTACAAGAGATGGATTGAGTAAACACTTTTTCCATCGGCCTTCCAAAGCTTACACCACCGGTACCAGAAAAAGGCGAAAAATCCAGACAGAGTGTGACCTACAAGGAGGAGAAACACGTTGGCATAAGACAGGCAAGACCCGACCGGTTATGTTGAACGGGAGGCAAAAAGGGTGCAAGAAAATATTGGTACTTTATACTAACTTTGGGAAGAACCGAAAACCTGAAAAGACTAATTGGGTAATGCATCAGTATCACCTTGGACAACATGAAGAGGAGAGGGAAGGCGAGCTTGTTGTATCGAAAATATTTTATCAGACTCAACCAAGACAATGTAATTGGACTGAGAGGGCAATTGCTAACAACATTGTATCGAATAATATTCGCATTGAGGGTGCAAATAGTACCAAGGAAATGAACAATGTTAGCAGAAGGGAAAGTAGAAGTGGAAGTGGGAGTTGTTCTTCTTCAAAAGAAATCAATGTTGCTACTCCAATTGCTCAAAACAATATTAGAGATGAACTTATTAGCGCGGTTATGTCAAGTTACAATCCGATGGATCAAATGCAACAATTTACAAGTGTTGATCAATATAGCTTCGTTCCCTATAGAAAAAGCTTTGGCGAG GTTAGAACAACAACAGGAGAGCCTTCATCTATCACGTGCGATGGACGTGATCACTTGCAAAGGCAAACCCAGCACCCGGAACAAATGAACTATGAGGATGATCATCcacatcatcaacaacaatatCATCCACATCAGCAACAGCTCGCGACGTATGTCAGCCAGCCGTCTCATGCCATATCAACAATCATCAGTACTCCTCCTGCGCCATTGAATCACACCTCCATTAatattcttgatgatgatggctCCTTTCAGGTCTCTAGGATCATGGAAAATCTTCAG CAACAACATCATAAGATGGTGGGAAGATCGGCATCAGGATTGGAGGAACTCATAAAGGGATGCACTACtactccatcatcatcatcaactcatgatcatattatcaaacaa GAACGTTCGATTACAAACCCACAAGAAACAGATTGGTTGAAGTATTCAGAGTTCTGGCATGACCCTGATCACCATGTCTAG